In the genome of Polaribacter atrinae, one region contains:
- a CDS encoding McrB family protein has translation MSNISNNINKEHIISALQEIDKYGISNSRRSATEYALLYNEKEYPPKYVISIANKYANNEELSSNEFNSIQSRTFLNKLGFNCFKKTGSLKSKFANWLLINGANSYKDYYGNSVEEIEIKLDEINSFFDSRDLFKLNNNIEELKNFLQENIYGVNRENNRVFFEYDKIKGNGRPKAILGKKNYFIFLDEINSINNKNIENSLKQSLTITHKMEFFTHREFELLNKYKGVRSDRANKDLDNTYTELKTAYKKLEYWLNRIQKNVFPNGGKHILKKPTNQANNFDGYLWAKLYPTKKDEKDKWLAITLGLDDDFHFNVKIDTVGLSNNPELLNKYLNYRGDFLKSKIVKRHKSESFNNWEDLILQTVKNIDFLMDFYPEIKKLNDSSSNETSIMKDLKIPKNQILYGPPGTGKTYKTKELAVLISNPNLIYDKNWSVIKRREEIVKEYDRLCEKGQIVFTTFHQSMSYEDFVEGIKPKTENEKVTYEVEDGVFKLISDKAKDNWEAHNKRFEKELAFDSVFSRLKEEWEEDDSIKFPMKTDGNDFTIIGFTNKSIQFKKASGGTNHTLSINTLREIFYDEGKNRPTGVGIYYPPILAYLKKYKPHTDVPTILNNYILIIDEINRGNVSAVFGELITLLEDDKRIDEKESIKITLPYSKDEFSVPSNLYIIGTMNTADRSVEALDTALRRRFSFTEVVPNIAMLTENEMENINLRKLLQTINERIELLIDKDHKIGHSYFMKIESIEDLKQTFKNKVIPLLEEYFFGDYGKIGLVLGDGFIKLKDDEDKISFAKNFTEKYEDAENLREKAVYTFTGEDNWDRNTFISIYEQ, from the coding sequence ATGAGTAACATATCAAACAATATAAATAAAGAGCATATAATTTCTGCTTTACAAGAAATAGATAAATATGGTATATCAAACTCAAGAAGAAGTGCTACTGAATATGCATTATTATATAATGAAAAAGAATATCCACCAAAATATGTAATATCTATTGCTAATAAATATGCTAATAATGAAGAGTTGAGTTCCAATGAATTTAACTCAATTCAATCCAGAACTTTTTTAAATAAACTTGGTTTTAATTGTTTTAAAAAAACAGGTTCATTAAAAAGTAAATTTGCAAACTGGTTATTAATAAATGGAGCAAATTCTTACAAAGATTATTATGGTAATTCAGTAGAAGAGATTGAAATTAAATTAGATGAAATAAATAGTTTTTTTGATTCAAGAGATTTATTTAAGTTAAATAATAATATCGAAGAATTAAAGAACTTTTTACAAGAAAATATTTATGGGGTAAATAGAGAAAATAATAGAGTATTTTTTGAATATGATAAGATAAAAGGTAATGGAAGACCAAAAGCTATTTTAGGTAAAAAAAATTATTTTATTTTTTTAGATGAAATAAACTCTATTAATAATAAAAATATTGAAAATAGTCTTAAACAAAGTTTAACAATAACTCACAAAATGGAATTTTTCACCCACAGAGAATTTGAACTACTTAATAAGTACAAAGGTGTACGTTCAGATAGAGCTAATAAAGATTTAGATAATACTTATACAGAATTAAAAACAGCCTATAAAAAGTTAGAATATTGGTTAAATAGAATACAGAAAAATGTATTTCCAAACGGAGGTAAACATATTTTAAAAAAACCAACTAATCAAGCAAACAATTTTGATGGTTATTTGTGGGCAAAACTATATCCAACAAAAAAAGATGAAAAAGATAAATGGTTAGCAATAACTCTTGGGTTAGATGATGATTTTCACTTTAACGTAAAGATAGATACAGTTGGCTTATCAAATAACCCTGAATTATTAAATAAGTATCTAAATTATAGAGGAGATTTTTTAAAATCAAAAATAGTTAAAAGGCACAAGTCAGAAAGTTTTAATAACTGGGAAGATTTAATACTGCAGACTGTAAAAAATATTGATTTTTTAATGGATTTTTATCCAGAAATAAAAAAATTAAATGATTCATCTTCAAATGAAACAAGTATTATGAAAGATTTAAAAATTCCGAAAAATCAGATTTTATATGGCCCTCCTGGTACAGGAAAAACATATAAAACAAAAGAGTTAGCTGTTCTAATTTCAAATCCAAATTTAATCTATGATAAAAACTGGTCTGTCATTAAAAGAAGAGAAGAAATAGTAAAAGAATATGATAGACTTTGCGAAAAAGGTCAAATTGTTTTTACTACTTTTCATCAATCTATGAGTTATGAAGATTTTGTAGAAGGTATAAAACCAAAAACTGAAAACGAAAAAGTTACTTATGAGGTAGAAGATGGTGTTTTTAAATTGATAAGTGATAAAGCAAAGGATAATTGGGAGGCTCACAACAAAAGATTTGAAAAAGAGTTAGCCTTCGATTCTGTATTTAGTCGGTTAAAGGAAGAATGGGAAGAAGACGATTCTATAAAGTTTCCTATGAAAACCGATGGCAATGATTTTACAATTATTGGCTTTACAAATAAATCTATTCAATTTAAAAAAGCAAGTGGAGGCACAAATCACACATTAAGTATAAATACGTTAAGAGAGATTTTTTATGATGAAGGAAAGAATAGACCAACTGGTGTTGGTATTTACTATCCACCAATTTTAGCATATTTAAAAAAATATAAACCACACACAGATGTGCCAACTATTTTAAATAACTATATTTTAATTATTGATGAAATTAACAGAGGTAATGTTTCTGCTGTTTTTGGTGAATTAATTACATTGTTAGAAGATGATAAACGTATTGATGAAAAGGAAAGTATAAAAATCACATTACCATATTCTAAAGATGAATTTAGTGTACCTTCAAATCTTTACATCATTGGTACTATGAATACAGCTGACAGAAGTGTAGAAGCATTAGACACAGCTTTAAGAAGAAGATTTTCATTTACAGAAGTTGTACCAAATATTGCAATGTTAACAGAAAATGAAATGGAAAATATTAATTTAAGAAAACTATTACAAACCATTAATGAAAGAATAGAATTACTAATTGATAAAGACCATAAAATAGGACATTCCTATTTTATGAAAATTGAAAGTATTGAAGATTTAAAACAAACCTTTAAAAACAAAGTAATTCCATTATTAGAAGAATACTTTTTTGGAGATTATGGTAAAATTGGGTTGGTTTTAGGTGATGGATTTATTAAATTAAAAGATGATGAGGATAAAATTTCTTTCGCCAAAAACTTTACAGAAAAATATGAAGATGCAGAGAATTTAAGAGAAAAAGCAGTTTACACTTTTACAGGTGAAGATAACTGGGATAGAAATACTTTTATTTCAATTTATGAGCAATAA
- a CDS encoding McrC family protein, which yields MGKKNLIQVFEYQKLKFDSKENDFTESHFNAMVKFNEKNDNKYYTIIHRGIKFNSYVGVIQINGLTIEILPKVDKDNSNSELQKQTWQNVLLNMLKVCKHINVDNISETALKKRYNSILEVYFEMYLNEIEELIQKGLIKKYRRVQENQLALKGKLVFTKNIQKNTIHKERFYCEHQVYDKDHLTHQILYKGLKILNSFLSSNLKDKLNRILFHFSDFKEVNINSSHFSKIIPNRKTQPYNKAIDIAKMIILNYSPNLNSGNDNMLTLLFDMNKLWEEYVYRILQKHKPKDYYVSPQNSTRFWESKRIKPDIIIKHNDETYIIDTKWKIVSSYKPSDDDLKQMFAYNLFWKAGKSMLLYPKINQEDSIFGSYHHIPNENEVNQCKLGFINIIDENGLRESKNIADEIFEKFMLVF from the coding sequence GTGGGTAAGAAAAATCTCATACAAGTATTTGAATATCAAAAATTAAAATTTGATAGCAAAGAAAACGATTTTACTGAAAGTCATTTTAATGCTATGGTCAAATTTAATGAGAAGAACGATAATAAATATTATACAATAATTCACAGAGGAATAAAATTCAATAGTTATGTTGGTGTAATACAGATTAACGGTTTAACAATTGAAATACTTCCTAAAGTAGATAAGGATAATTCTAATTCAGAATTACAAAAACAAACGTGGCAAAATGTCTTATTAAATATGCTTAAAGTATGTAAGCATATCAATGTAGATAATATATCTGAAACTGCTTTAAAGAAGAGATACAACTCAATTTTAGAGGTGTATTTTGAAATGTATTTAAATGAAATTGAAGAACTCATTCAAAAAGGATTGATTAAAAAATATAGAAGAGTTCAAGAAAATCAATTAGCTTTAAAAGGTAAGTTGGTTTTTACGAAAAATATTCAAAAGAATACTATACATAAAGAACGTTTTTATTGTGAACATCAAGTCTATGATAAAGACCACTTAACACATCAAATATTATATAAAGGGTTAAAGATTTTAAACAGTTTTTTAAGTTCTAATCTTAAAGACAAATTGAATAGAATTCTATTTCATTTTTCTGACTTTAAAGAAGTAAATATTAATAGTTCTCATTTTTCAAAAATAATACCAAATAGAAAAACTCAACCTTATAATAAAGCAATTGATATTGCTAAAATGATAATATTAAATTATTCTCCTAACCTTAATTCTGGTAATGATAATATGCTAACATTACTTTTTGATATGAATAAATTATGGGAAGAATATGTGTATAGAATATTACAAAAGCACAAACCAAAAGACTATTATGTATCTCCTCAAAATTCAACAAGGTTTTGGGAATCAAAAAGAATAAAACCAGATATAATAATAAAACATAATGATGAAACCTATATCATTGATACTAAATGGAAAATTGTAAGTTCTTACAAACCATCTGATGATGATTTAAAGCAAATGTTTGCATACAATCTATTTTGGAAAGCAGGAAAGAGTATGTTATTGTATCCTAAAATAAATCAAGAAGATAGTATCTTTGGAAGTTACCATCATATTCCAAATGAAAACGAGGTTAATCAATGTAAATTGGGGTTTATAAATATTATAGATGAAAATGGATTAAGAGAAAGTAAAAATATTGCTGATGAAATATTTGAGAAGTTTATGCTTGTTTTTTAG
- a CDS encoding helix-turn-helix domain-containing protein has translation MEFPKENILNNWLEENKNPEIDRFIERNLEITQEVCAVLKTRGINKKEFAKMLGKRPSEVTKWLSGLHNLTLKSITKMEVALGVNLMNPEPKYIYLGKVDGGSKDLAVAIDNYEQTYYTQEAV, from the coding sequence ATGGAATTTCCTAAAGAAAACATACTTAACAACTGGTTAGAAGAAAATAAAAATCCAGAAATAGACAGATTTATTGAGCGTAATTTAGAGATTACTCAAGAAGTTTGTGCTGTTTTGAAAACTCGTGGTATAAACAAAAAAGAGTTTGCTAAAATGTTAGGTAAAAGACCGTCTGAAGTTACAAAGTGGTTATCAGGTTTACATAACCTTACATTAAAAAGCATTACAAAAATGGAAGTAGCTTTAGGTGTAAATTTAATGAATCCAGAGCCTAAATATATTTATTTAGGTAAAGTAGATGGTGGTTCTAAAGATTTAGCGGTAGCTATAGATAATTATGAACAAACATATTACACGCAAGAAGCTGTATAA
- a CDS encoding NAD(P)-dependent oxidoreductase — protein MKFGIIKERKNPPDRRVVFSPGKLQEFKKNYPEAVIKVESSDIRVFSNEAYKAAGLEVTENVSDCDVLLGVKEVPIEALINNKKYFFFSHTIKKQPYNRKLLLAILEKNIELYDHETIVGENGMRLIGFGRYAGIVGAYNGFRAIGLTNETFNLPKAKTLESQQELISELKKIKLPNIKILLTGNGKVAYGAKEMLDAMSIKEVSVDEYLKNSFNEPVYCLADVLDYNKRKDGQILDNFDFYDHPEKYESDFMRFAKVTDFFIAGHFYGNGAPYLFTREDAKAKDFHIKFVADISCDVDGPVASTIKASTIADPIYGYNPQTESEVNFKDKEAIVVMAVDNLPCELPKDASEGFGEMFLQNVIPAFYNNDKEGVLQRAKMTENGKLTPRFSYLQDYIEGKE, from the coding sequence ATGAAGTTTGGCATTATAAAAGAACGTAAAAATCCCCCAGATAGAAGAGTTGTTTTTTCACCAGGAAAGCTACAGGAATTTAAGAAAAACTATCCGGAAGCGGTTATTAAAGTAGAGTCTTCAGATATTAGAGTGTTTTCTAACGAAGCTTATAAAGCTGCAGGATTAGAGGTAACTGAAAATGTGTCAGACTGCGATGTTTTATTAGGTGTCAAAGAAGTGCCAATTGAGGCTTTAATCAACAATAAAAAATATTTTTTCTTTAGTCACACTATTAAAAAGCAACCCTATAACAGAAAATTGTTATTAGCTATTCTAGAAAAAAATATAGAATTATACGATCATGAAACGATTGTAGGTGAAAACGGAATGCGTTTAATTGGTTTTGGGCGTTATGCAGGTATAGTTGGTGCTTACAATGGTTTTAGAGCAATTGGTTTAACAAACGAAACCTTTAATTTACCAAAAGCAAAAACTTTAGAGAGTCAACAAGAACTAATTTCTGAATTAAAGAAAATAAAATTACCAAACATAAAAATTCTTTTAACAGGTAACGGAAAAGTAGCTTACGGAGCAAAAGAAATGTTAGATGCAATGTCTATTAAAGAAGTTTCTGTAGATGAATATTTAAAAAACTCGTTTAACGAGCCTGTTTATTGTTTGGCAGATGTGTTAGATTATAACAAGCGTAAAGACGGACAAATACTAGATAATTTTGATTTTTATGATCATCCAGAAAAGTATGAATCTGATTTTATGCGTTTTGCTAAAGTAACAGATTTTTTCATCGCTGGTCATTTTTACGGCAACGGAGCACCTTATTTGTTTACAAGAGAAGACGCAAAAGCTAAAGACTTTCATATAAAATTTGTTGCAGATATTTCTTGTGATGTAGATGGGCCGGTGGCATCTACCATAAAAGCATCAACGATTGCAGACCCTATTTATGGTTACAATCCACAAACAGAATCTGAAGTTAATTTTAAAGACAAAGAAGCTATTGTTGTAATGGCAGTAGACAATTTACCTTGTGAATTGCCAAAAGATGCGAGCGAAGGTTTTGGAGAAATGTTTTTACAAAATGTTATTCCTGCTTTTTATAATAATGACAAAGAGGGCGTTTTACAACGAGCAAAAATGACAGAAAACGGAAAATTGACCCCACGTTTTTCTTATTTACAAGATTATATTGAAGGAAAAGAATAA
- a CDS encoding DUF3820 family protein: MTEDRQFLIDLANMKMPFGKYKGKYLIDLPEHYIVWYKNKGFPNGKLGKQMELVYELQLNGLEDIIRKIRRQF; the protein is encoded by the coding sequence ATGACTGAAGACAGACAATTTTTGATAGATTTAGCAAACATGAAAATGCCATTTGGTAAATACAAAGGCAAATACCTTATAGATTTACCAGAACATTACATTGTTTGGTATAAAAACAAAGGTTTTCCTAACGGAAAATTAGGGAAACAAATGGAGTTAGTCTATGAGCTTCAATTAAATGGATTAGAAGATATTATAAGAAAAATTAGACGTCAGTTTTAG
- a CDS encoding DUF2809 domain-containing protein, whose product MMIQFNLKYFTAFILLLIIEILIERFASGFLRFTIGDYLAVMLVYTLIKSIVEISIEKAILITFIIAFSIEFLQLSDLQNNFPIAYSKTLKIILGTSFSIGDLVAYTLGIISIILVEKHLIKTKTDV is encoded by the coding sequence ATGATGATACAATTTAATTTAAAATATTTTACAGCATTTATTTTACTGTTGATAATAGAAATACTGATAGAAAGATTTGCTTCTGGTTTTCTAAGATTTACAATTGGTGATTATTTAGCTGTTATGTTGGTCTATACTTTGATAAAAAGTATCGTAGAAATATCGATAGAAAAAGCAATTTTAATAACTTTTATAATCGCTTTTAGCATTGAATTTCTTCAATTATCAGATTTACAAAACAACTTTCCAATAGCCTATTCTAAAACATTAAAAATAATACTAGGCACCTCTTTTAGTATTGGAGATTTGGTTGCGTATACTTTAGGAATTATCAGTATAATTTTAGTAGAAAAACATCTAATAAAAACTAAAACTGACGTCTAA
- the creD gene encoding cell envelope integrity protein CreD, whose product METNNQQKGKFGRWVKTSITARMLMVGILILVLMIPLSYIKSLIYERMIRQQEVVSEINQKWGEEVLIYGPILKVPYKTYSEKTITNPITKEVQKETITKIKYAHFFPKKLVINSTINPEEKTRGIYKTAVYKSSIAINGSFSKPDFSEIEINDQDILWEKTRVIIQSSNLKGAASLFEIQFHKNKYQLTSKNFKNTDYQIAYNTDYLDLNELESNNLQLLDVPNGKKTSFALTIKMKGSKQIRFIPVGQETDVSINSDWKTANFIGEYLPHNSDKITENGFNAKWKILDINRPFSQEYFNGIPNLKNYAFGVNFLIPVDEYQKSERSAKYGFLVIGLTFLIFFLIQSMSKINIHPFQYLMIGIALTMFYTLLISISEHSSYLKAYLIAGASVVTLITLYSKSILKNIKFPIFIGISLTALYTFIFVIIQLENYALLVGSIGLFVILAAVMFASRKIDWENS is encoded by the coding sequence ATGGAAACAAATAATCAACAAAAAGGAAAATTTGGTAGATGGGTAAAAACCTCTATTACCGCAAGAATGTTAATGGTAGGAATATTAATACTTGTATTGATGATTCCGCTCTCTTATATTAAAAGTTTAATCTACGAAAGAATGATACGCCAACAAGAGGTTGTTAGTGAAATCAATCAAAAATGGGGAGAAGAAGTTCTAATTTATGGTCCTATTTTAAAAGTACCTTATAAAACATATTCAGAAAAAACGATAACAAACCCAATTACTAAAGAGGTACAAAAGGAAACAATTACCAAAATAAAATATGCTCACTTTTTCCCTAAAAAATTGGTAATAAATTCAACCATTAACCCAGAAGAAAAAACGAGAGGAATCTATAAAACCGCCGTTTATAAAAGTAGCATAGCTATTAATGGAAGTTTCTCTAAACCCGATTTTTCTGAAATAGAAATTAACGACCAAGATATTCTTTGGGAGAAAACAAGAGTAATTATTCAATCTTCAAATTTAAAAGGAGCCGCTAGTTTGTTTGAAATTCAGTTTCATAAAAACAAGTATCAGTTAACCTCTAAGAACTTTAAAAATACAGATTATCAAATAGCCTACAATACGGATTATTTAGATTTAAACGAATTAGAAAGTAATAACTTACAACTTTTAGATGTACCAAACGGAAAGAAAACTTCGTTTGCGTTAACCATAAAAATGAAAGGTAGTAAACAAATTCGGTTTATACCAGTAGGTCAAGAAACAGATGTTAGCATCAATTCTGATTGGAAAACAGCGAATTTTATTGGAGAATATTTACCTCATAATTCTGATAAAATTACAGAAAATGGTTTTAATGCTAAATGGAAAATTTTAGATATCAACCGACCTTTTTCTCAAGAATACTTTAACGGAATTCCTAATTTAAAAAACTATGCTTTTGGAGTTAATTTTTTAATTCCTGTTGATGAATATCAAAAAAGTGAACGTTCTGCTAAATATGGGTTTTTAGTTATTGGACTTACGTTCTTAATTTTCTTTTTGATACAATCTATGAGTAAAATAAACATCCATCCGTTTCAATATTTAATGATTGGTATTGCATTAACCATGTTTTACACCTTATTAATATCTATTTCGGAACATAGTAGTTACCTAAAAGCTTATTTAATTGCAGGAGCTTCCGTTGTTACTTTAATCACTTTATACTCTAAATCAATCTTGAAAAACATCAAGTTTCCAATTTTTATTGGAATTTCATTAACGGCATTATACACCTTTATTTTTGTCATTATTCAGTTAGAAAATTATGCATTGTTAGTAGGCAGTATTGGTTTATTTGTAATTCTGGCAGCGGTTATGTTTGCTTCAAGAAAAATAGATTGGGAAAATAGTTAG
- a CDS encoding winged helix-turn-helix domain-containing protein, with the protein MKNIILNINKAFDHRIRLGIMSVLMVNEYADFNTLKELLGATDGNLASHTKALEKVDFIKVEKQFIGRKPNTKYLATELGKMEFKKHIEALEKLIKNK; encoded by the coding sequence TTGAAAAATATAATTCTAAATATTAATAAAGCTTTTGATCACCGAATACGACTTGGTATTATGTCTGTTTTGATGGTGAATGAATATGCAGATTTTAATACATTAAAAGAATTATTAGGTGCCACAGATGGTAATTTAGCCAGTCATACAAAGGCATTAGAAAAAGTAGATTTTATAAAAGTTGAAAAACAATTTATTGGCAGAAAACCAAACACAAAATACTTAGCAACCGAATTAGGTAAAATGGAATTTAAAAAGCACATTGAAGCACTCGAAAAATTAATTAAAAACAAATAA
- a CDS encoding DUF5655 domain-containing protein → MKPVEEYILKQSEPFKSIIMHLQILIETNFAEVDLQFKWKMPFYYLNEKPFCYLNPSKKKGYVDVGFYTNSELQKFNEFVISDKRKVVKSLRYKEVSDIDAEVLVSVLAEAYQQTTKGFFGK, encoded by the coding sequence ATGAAACCTGTAGAAGAATACATATTAAAGCAATCAGAACCTTTCAAATCAATTATTATGCATTTGCAAATTTTAATTGAAACAAATTTTGCTGAGGTTGATTTACAATTTAAATGGAAAATGCCTTTTTATTATTTAAATGAAAAACCATTTTGTTATTTAAATCCGTCTAAAAAGAAAGGATATGTAGATGTTGGTTTTTATACCAATAGTGAATTACAGAAATTTAACGAATTTGTAATTTCTGATAAAAGAAAAGTAGTAAAATCGTTGCGTTATAAAGAGGTAAGTGATATTGATGCAGAAGTATTGGTTTCTGTTTTAGCAGAAGCATATCAACAAACTACAAAAGGTTTTTTCGGAAAGTGA
- the kdsA gene encoding 3-deoxy-8-phosphooctulonate synthase has protein sequence MDLSLIPNIKHTNSNNFFLLAGPCAIESEEMAMRIAEKVITITDKLEIPYIFKGSFKKANRSRIDSFTGIGDEKALKILRKVSETFNVPTVTDIHEVSDAIKAAEYVDVLQIPAFLVRQTDLVVAAAQTGKVVNLKKGQFMSPGAMKHAVQKVKDAGSEKAWITDRGTMFGYQDMIVDFRGIPEMRKFAPTILDVTHSLQQPNQVAGVTGGRPDMIETIARAGIVNNVDGLFIETHFDPANAKSDGANMLHLDNLEGLLTNLVAIRKTINSL, from the coding sequence ATGGATTTATCTCTTATACCAAACATAAAACATACCAATTCTAATAACTTTTTTTTACTTGCTGGTCCTTGTGCCATAGAAAGTGAAGAAATGGCAATGAGAATTGCAGAAAAAGTAATTACCATTACAGACAAATTAGAAATTCCTTATATTTTTAAGGGGAGTTTTAAAAAAGCCAATAGAAGTAGAATTGATAGTTTTACAGGAATTGGAGATGAAAAAGCATTGAAAATTTTACGTAAAGTTTCAGAAACTTTTAATGTACCAACTGTTACCGATATTCATGAAGTTTCAGATGCTATAAAAGCCGCAGAATATGTAGATGTTTTACAGATTCCTGCTTTTTTAGTGCGTCAAACAGATTTAGTTGTTGCTGCTGCACAAACAGGTAAAGTTGTCAATTTAAAAAAAGGACAATTTATGAGTCCGGGTGCTATGAAACATGCAGTTCAAAAAGTAAAAGATGCGGGTTCAGAAAAAGCGTGGATTACAGATAGAGGAACCATGTTCGGTTACCAAGATATGATTGTAGATTTTAGGGGAATCCCAGAAATGCGAAAATTTGCACCAACAATTTTAGATGTTACCCATTCTTTACAACAGCCAAATCAAGTTGCGGGAGTTACAGGTGGTAGACCAGATATGATTGAAACTATTGCCAGAGCAGGAATTGTAAATAACGTTGATGGTTTATTTATAGAAACTCATTTTGACCCTGCAAATGCAAAATCTGACGGAGCAAACATGTTACATTTAGACAATTTAGAAGGTTTATTAACCAATTTGGTTGCTATTAGAAAAACGATTAATAGTTTATAA
- a CDS encoding M20/M25/M40 family metallo-hydrolase produces the protein MKKISLIYVLLFAFIFSCKESSKVIKTEKKVAKIDSITVKKHLYTLASDDMEGRKTGTPGIEKAAKYIENEFKRIGLSTYDTLKNYRQTFTFTDKRSKKEITTSNIIGVLEGKSKKNEFVIITAHYDHLGISKKEGQLDSIYNGANDDASGVTGVLALAEYFKAEGNNERTILFVAFTAEEMGLIGSTHFGKGIDADKFVAGINLEMIGKVPSFGPNTAWLTGFERSDFGKIIQKNLEGSGYQLFPDPYKKFNLFFRSDNASLARLGVPSHTFSTTPIDVDKDYHQVSDEVETLNMTVITETIKAVAKGTESILNGTDTPTRVVIKENK, from the coding sequence ATGAAGAAAATTAGCTTAATTTATGTCCTTTTGTTTGCATTTATTTTCTCTTGCAAAGAAAGTTCAAAAGTAATTAAAACCGAAAAAAAAGTAGCAAAGATAGATTCTATTACTGTAAAAAAACATCTTTATACATTAGCTTCTGATGATATGGAAGGTAGAAAAACCGGAACTCCTGGAATTGAAAAAGCGGCTAAATACATAGAAAACGAGTTTAAAAGAATTGGATTGTCTACGTATGATACTTTAAAAAATTACAGACAAACATTTACGTTTACCGATAAAAGATCTAAAAAAGAAATTACAACAAGTAATATTATTGGTGTTTTAGAAGGGAAATCTAAGAAAAACGAATTTGTGATTATCACTGCACATTACGATCATTTAGGTATCAGTAAAAAGGAAGGACAATTAGATAGTATTTATAATGGCGCAAATGATGATGCTTCTGGAGTAACAGGTGTTTTGGCCTTGGCAGAATATTTTAAAGCGGAAGGGAACAATGAAAGAACTATTCTTTTTGTGGCTTTTACCGCTGAAGAAATGGGATTAATTGGTTCTACTCATTTTGGAAAAGGTATTGATGCAGATAAATTTGTTGCAGGTATTAATTTAGAAATGATTGGTAAAGTACCAAGTTTTGGTCCTAATACAGCTTGGTTAACAGGTTTTGAAAGATCTGATTTTGGTAAAATTATTCAGAAAAATTTAGAAGGATCAGGATATCAGTTATTTCCAGACCCGTATAAAAAGTTTAATTTATTTTTTAGATCAGACAATGCTTCTTTGGCTAGGTTAGGGGTTCCTTCACATACTTTTTCTACCACACCAATAGATGTTGATAAAGATTATCATCAAGTTTCTGATGAAGTAGAAACTTTAAATATGACGGTTATTACAGAAACCATAAAGGCTGTTGCTAAAGGTACAGAGAGTATTCTTAATGGAACAGATACACCTACAAGAGTTGTGATTAAAGAAAATAAATAA
- a CDS encoding DUF4136 domain-containing protein codes for MKKVQYFILLLLMSCSTSKVITDYDDNTNFKEYKTYAFFDDIGTGLNEFDVDRAADALFEEMELLGFKEVETPDFYINFKAKIAAPKVTNTIAIGLGSGGRNGGFGVSGGIPIGGKKLDEEIIVEFVDAKTNELFWEGILTSTIKEKRKPEDRVAYFKEVVREILQKYPHNNDK; via the coding sequence ATGAAAAAAGTCCAATACTTCATTTTACTCTTATTAATGAGTTGCTCAACCTCTAAAGTAATTACAGATTATGATGATAATACCAACTTTAAGGAATATAAAACCTATGCCTTTTTTGATGATATTGGTACAGGTTTAAATGAATTTGATGTAGATAGGGCAGCAGATGCTCTATTTGAAGAAATGGAACTGTTAGGATTCAAAGAAGTAGAAACGCCTGATTTTTATATCAATTTTAAAGCAAAAATAGCTGCACCTAAAGTTACTAATACTATTGCAATTGGTTTAGGAAGTGGAGGAAGAAATGGAGGTTTTGGTGTTTCTGGCGGAATACCAATTGGAGGGAAAAAGTTAGATGAAGAAATAATTGTAGAATTTGTAGACGCTAAAACCAATGAATTATTTTGGGAAGGTATTTTAACTTCCACAATAAAAGAAAAAAGAAAACCAGAAGATAGAGTTGCTTATTTTAAAGAGGTTGTTCGTGAAATTTTACAAAAGTACCCTCATAACAATGATAAATAA